The following proteins are co-located in the Leptidea sinapis chromosome 30, ilLepSina1.1, whole genome shotgun sequence genome:
- the LOC126973781 gene encoding uncharacterized protein LOC126973781, protein MQSKTLEGREQQIKFKKQLQDDQLNNNTKPDSVSIENAEEMEKKEKEIFRKKKRNMEIAQYNKLMFQCQTEQKKKEKAEDVKFELEEAMNNKLLLQMEEHNENEARLAAWKEMVDHAEEGRKIREEKRQRDIEEDKKIATWQLNNERIAKRINQINKQLTQKSETDQYKKVFKTIDTLNQDEKKRYEEFINKGIERLQKSTEIEENLKKYSELQKVTAIKKKIESEPKFDKPYEQNKNVCDRQCIILCKSEMEKKLHKNKTFINKDLIQTHPKSLRSKNQLLEAYKKRKEEPSPWNGLEASHCHFTHYADELLRDCRYKYFPQKVINDYNRSHNLNNKTGLSTQDRK, encoded by the exons ATGCAATCTAAAACATTAGAGGGACGAGAACAGCagatcaaatttaaaaaacaattacaagATGATCAATTAAACAACAATACAAAACCAGACTCAGTCTCCATCGAAAACGCTGAAGAAATGGAGAAAAAAGAGAAGGAAATATTtcgaaagaaaaaaagaaatatgGAGATAGCACAGTACAACAAATTAAT GTTTCAATGTCAAACCGagcaaaagaaaaaagaaaaggcTGAAGATGTAAAATTTGAACTCGAAGAAGCAATGAATAACAAGCTTCTTTTACAAATGGAAGAACATAATGAA AACGAAGCCAGACTTGCAGCGTGGAAGGAAATGGTTGATCATGCTGAAGAAGGGAGAAAGATCAGAGAAGAAAAGAGGCAAAGAGATATTGAGGAGGATAAGAAGATAGCAACATGGCAATTGAATAACGAACGTATTGCCAAAAGAATAAACCAGATTAATAAACAG CTTACACAGAAATCCGAAACCGATCAGTACAAGAAAGTTTTCAAGACAATAGATACCTTAAATCAAGATGAGAAAAAACGTTATGaagaatttataaataaaggcATCGAACGACTCCAAAAAAG TACtgaaattgaagaaaacctGAAAAAATATTCGGAGCTACAAAAAGTTACTGCAATCAAAAAGAAAATTGAAAGTGAACCAAAATTTGATAAGCcatatgaacaaaataaaaacgttTGTGATAGACAGTGCATCATATTGTGTAAATCTGAAATGGAGAAGAAACtgcataaaaacaaaacattcaTCAACAAAG ATTTGATTCAAACACATCCGAAATCTCTACGTAGTAAAAACCAGTTGTTAGAGGCTTACAAGAAACGTAAGGAAGAACCTTCTCCATGGAACGGTCTAGAAGCTTCACATTGTCATTTCACGCATTACGCAGATGAACTATTACGAGATTGTCGATATAAATACTTTCCTCAAAAAGTTATAAAC gatTATAATCGCTCACacaaccttaataataaaaCAGGCCTGTCAACCCAAGATCGCAAGTAA
- the LOC126973767 gene encoding NADH-ubiquinone oxidoreductase 75 kDa subunit, mitochondrial, producing the protein MLRQPLSKALALSPCARLAPVTGRRYAQVQAQPEKVEVFIDDKPVYVLPGTTVLQAAALVGVEIPRFCYHERLAVAGNCRMCLVEVEKSPKPVAACAMPVMKGMRVKTTSDLTRKAREGVMEFLLVNHPLDCPICDQGGECDLQDQSMAFGSDKSRFTDIHFSGKRAVEDKDVGPLIKTVMTRCIHCTRCIRFASEVAGIDDLGTTGRGTDMQVGTYVEKMFLSELSGNVIDLCPVGALTSKPYSFAARPWETRRIDSIDVLDPLGSNIVVATRTNEVLRILPRTNEEINEEWLADKSRFACDGLKRQRLVTPMVADSRGNLTPVEWEDAIVAAAQAIRDCPPEKLVAVAGEMADAEALVSLKDLVNRLGGEHVYTEQSFPLAGAGTDLRSSYLFNTKIANVEESDFVLLIGTNVRFEAPLLNARLRKAFIHKETDVALIGPNVDLTYEYMHVGDSASIVKELASGTSNHEVLKRLQSAKRPVLILGADQLKTPEGAALLAYTQELALKLQGKLEDKEWKVLNVLQRNASQVAALDMGYKPGVTADALKNAKVVYLLGADGGQVTRESLPKDCVVIYQGHHGDRGASIADVVFPGAAYTEKRATFVNAEGRPQQTLVAVTPPGKAREDWKIIRALSEVVGAGLPYDTMDEVRERLADVSPTLVCYGEVQDNNYFAQAQALTQSVQKPVSGKLDVELKQLEDYFMTDPISRASPTMAKCVNAVLKQKQLPY; encoded by the exons ATGTTACGCCAACCGCTATCCAAGGCGCTAGCATTGAGCCCCTGCGCCCGATTGGCCCCAGTGACCGGACGGAGATACGCCCAGGTGCAGGCCCAGCCCGAAAAAGTAGAAGTATTCATTGATGATAAGCCTGTTTATGTACTCCCCGGAACAACTGTATTACAG GCAGCTGCATTGGTTGGTGTTGAAATACCCAGATTCTGTTATCATGAGCGACTGGCAGTGGCTGGTAATTGTCGAATGTGTTTAGTAGAAGTTGAGAAATCCCCAAAGCCAGTGGCTGCATGTGCTATGCCGGTCATGAAGGGCATGAGAGTTAAAACTACTTCAGATTTGACAAGGAAGGCTAGGGAGGGTGTAATGGAGTTTTTGCTTGTGAATCATCCGTTAGATTGTCCTATCTGCGATCAAGGTGGTGAGTGTGATCTGCAGGATCAGTCTATGGCCTTTGGTTCAGATAAGAGTCGTTTTACAGACATCCACTTCTCAGGCAAAAG ggcTGTAGAAGATAAAGATGTAGGTCCTCTCATCAAAACAGTTATGACCCGATGCATTCACTGCACAAGGTGTATTCGTTTTGCATCCGAAGTTGCTGGCATTGATGATTTGGGCACAACAGGCAGAGGCACTGATATGCAG GTTGGAACTTATGTAGAGAAGATGTTCTTGTCGGAATTGTCAGGAAATGTGATTGACTTATGTCCTGTTGGTGCACTCACATCCAAGCCGTACAGTTTTGCCGCTCGACCATGGGAGACTAGAAGG ATTGATTCCATTGATGTTTTGGACCCTCTGGGCAGCAATATTGTGGTAGCGACTAGAACCAACGAAGTACTTCGTATACTTCCCAGAACAAACGAA GAGATCAACGAAGAGTGGCTGGCAGATAAGTCCCGGTTTGCTTGCGACGGACTCAAGCGACAGCGATTGGTGACCCCGATGGTGGCCGATAGCCGCGGGAATCTCACGCCCGTAGAGTGGGAGGACGCCATCGTAGCTGCCGCGCAGGCTATAAGGGACTGCCCGCCTGAAAAG TTGGTGGCTGTAGCTGGTGAGATGGCAGACGCCGAGGCACTGGTGTCTCTCAAGGACCTGGTGAACCGTCTGGGTGGCGAGCACGTGTACACGGAGCAGAGCTTCCCCTTGGCCGGCGCAGGCACCGACCTTCGATCCTCTTACCTCTTCAACACCAAGATTGCCA ACGTCGAGGAATCGGACTTTGTGCTGCTAATCGGCACCAATGTTCGCTTCGAGGCCCCCCTACTCAACGCGCGCCTGCGAAAGGCCTTCATCCACAAGGAAACAGACGTAGCGCTCATTGGACCCAACGTCGACCTCACTTACGAATACATG CATGTCGGCGATTCGGCATCAATTGTCAAGGAGCTTGCAAGTGGAACATCGAACCACGAGGTGCTCAAACGTCTCCAGTCTGCGAAGAGACCCGTGCTGATATTGGGAGCTGACCAGCTAAAGACCCCCGAGGGAGCTGCGCTGCTCGCATACACGCAGGAACTAGCTCTCAAGCTGCAGGGGAAATTGGAGGATAAAGAATGGAAG GTACTGAACGTATTGCAACGTAACGCGTCGCAAGTTGCCGCGCTCGACATGGGATACAAGCCGGGTGTCACTGCTGATGCGCTGAAGAACGCGAAGGTGGTGTACCTGCTGGGAGCAGACGGCGGCCAGGTGACGAGGGAGTCACTTCCTAAAGACTGCGTGGTTATATATCAAG GTCACCACGGCGACCGTGGCGCTAGTATCGCGGACGTAGTGTTCCCGGGCGCCGCCTACACAGAGAAGAGGGCCACCTTCGTGAACGCCGAGGGTCGACCGCAGCAGACCCTCGTGGCTGTCACGCCGCCCGGCAAGGCTCGGGAGGACTGGAAGATCATCAG AGCTCTATCAGAAGTGGTTGGCGCCGGGCTCCCGTACGACACGATGGACGAGGTGCGAGAACGACTCGCCGACGTGAGCCCTACCCTCGTCTGCTACGGTGAGGTTCAGGACAATAACTACTTCGCGCAGGCGCAAGCACTCACACAG AGTGTTCAGAAGCCAGTTTCGGGCAAGTTGGACGTGGAGCTGAAGCAGCTGGAGGACTACTTCATGACGGACCCCATCAGCAGGGCGTCGCCCACAATGGCCAAGTGTGTCAACGCTGTACTCAAGCAGAAACAGTTGCCCTACTAG